AGACAGAAATCTGCAGGTCCACGCTTCCATGGCAGCATCATCGTCGACGTCACAACCCTAACTAGCTTTTACATTTGTAATTACGACTCATTTGCAACTCGCATCCAATCAAATGCAGGCTTCGTACGTACATTTGTATATGTGTTTGAGTGTGTGGATGTTTCTGATTTGACATTGATTTTTATCTGTGTGAGAGGGTTAATTCTCCTCCATCGATCCTCCATGGCCATCAAATCATGCAAATCAGCACCGAAAGCGTGAAAACAATTTCAGGATGTTTCGATTTGCCTTGTGGGGTTAATTTCTGACTGATATTCTTTCATCTAGCACAGCTAGAAATTGGGTTTAAACGTATAATTAATTCACCATGGCATCTTCATGTCCTCATGATCATGTTTTTCACCAAGTTGCTCGATCGTAAGATATGTCAATTTTCTTAACCGGTTGTCACATgatagaaacaagaaaagaaaatgaagtgtTAAATGATTAATGTAAGCATCTCCTTTTTGGGTGGTAaatacaaacacacacacatgttctctttttccattctatttaatttcttttgtcCTTTTGTTTGGTTTCTGATGTGTAGATGTTGGTGAATGATAGCCAAAGGGATCCAACtgaaaaagcatatatatatatatgcatgcgtgTGTTGTGTGGTTAAgaacattaatacttttttctgttttcccCACTTTGATTAGCttatatgaaacttaataataGAGATCCACGTAATTTTATGGCCGGAATTGATTTCAAAGAGAGATAGATATAACGTATAGTTTTAGTAGTTCATTATATTGGAAAATCTAGATAAAGATTATTAGATTATTATGGTTTAAAAACGATACTAATGGCAACATCATATAACATTgttagtattttaattaattttcctattgaaatatttattaatgtgactaattattaattttgataaaGATCTTTGGTTATACATTTAATATTAAGTTTGAAACTGGattacatcatatatatatatatatatatgttttcttccATTAATTATGATCTGTATAAGGTACATGAGTTTGTTTTTTCGTCTAAAAAACCACTTATAGGATAAGATTAGAACAAAATATGTCTAAATTCCATCAATTTACGTTAAGAGTAATACCAGATACAAGTTTTGAATAAACAAAtttcatacaagtcttttataaaaaaaatgggttccattaataaagaatagtttttttttatacttttttatgtGGGGTCTACTTTTTTAGAAATGTTTGtataaagtttatttatttgagacttgtagATATCACTTTTCTTACGTTAATTTGATATATGGTTAAACGGGTTGTTTATTAAGGTCATTAAGcaacaaattttaattttactcgTCATTCCACTATGGAGTACTACAATATATATACCTTTCACTATGAAATACCATTAATGGAAAATCTGAAGTTTTACTATTTTTGCTGGCATTGTTAAATATTATGGCCATATACTTCAACATGACGATTAGGATTGGCATTAGAGAAATTTGAATTGCAGCTAAGCATCTATTGAGAGAGACTTTGATAGGTACATATATAATCATGAACTTGCCAAGTTGGGAGTCAAGTTTTACAACAtagattttgagttttttgggaaaaaagaaaagacaacgATGGATTGAATTATCAAGGTTGGATTTCTACTAAGTACTACAATAACAACATTCTTATTTACTAGACATTTTTTAGAAGATacttaaatgaaaaatgatCTGTGCAAATTTTGCACAAGccattttagaaaagaaaaattctattttcaagACAGTGTGCTTTGGTGTATAGAGCACATATTTCGTATATAACagtatttgatttgtaagataaagtttaaaatttgaatattatatatcaaatattatatttaaatattatgtatgGTATGCTTTACACATCAatttgagaatagaataacttttaaaaaaattatcccatttaaaagttttaatttttttttagatgatcATTTTAGCCATAGAGATCTCATGGAATTAAATCCACAAATCGATATGATTTGATATAGTAGGTTAGATtgtataaaatagatctaacgtattatataaaattattataatttataaatttattttcatgacATTATTTTGTGATAGTAACGTTTATCtccactctttcttttcattgtaaatctccatttttttttaagtaaatacTCTAAGCCGGTTTAATCAGTAggttaagttgagatgaattgatatgaaagtttaaaatattatattttaatattattattattttaaaatttaaaaaaaattaaattgagatttaaaaaaattaaattatttattatattttatattaaaaattaaaaaattataataattagataaaataaattcaattaagtTGAAGTAGATTGGCTAGCTAAACACGGCATAGAAAGTTGGACCATCCAAACTGTGGGTTGTCTTCCTTGTGCTGCTCCTAAATCCGGTggaaatctataaataattataaaaatatatataaaaatataaatatgaaaaaataataggtGTAAAGTGGGGTCCAAAAGAGTGGGTGATGCAATCAATCCCTATTCATCTAAAAAAACATGTGGCAGACACCATACGTACCACCATCGACGGTGCGGACTCCTCCCAACACTTCCATCATTCATTATGACGGTGGGTCCCACTCCCCACACTACCCCCTTTCCCCAACTCCATTACCGTCACAGCAGCACACTGACATGCCAGGTGGACCTCCTTCATTGGCGCCTCCCACGATCTCTCCCCCAGCCTCAAGGGAAAGCAAAAGGCTATGCCACGTGTCGCTCTGGGAACGTCACGATGACGAGGAAAGTGTAGCTTCTCTCCGATGATTATGTCATCTTGCCGTGGGGCCTTTTGCCACGTCAGAAAGTCTtcctttttttatgttttccacGACACTGGAGCCCCTGCTTTGGGTGACGTCAGGcgagatttaatttttaatttttataattataatttcttttataatttttatttttaccgttGGTTCGACATCGAAGTCAATGTGACGCAACGGGTgtgatttatttacttatatagTCTTGTTTAACAGGGCCATGTGATTGCCCCCACGCGCGCCACTCCACCGGCAAATATCCACGATTCCCGAACTAGCCCTATTTTAATGTTTATGTGAAGACTCTTAGCTGTTACCTCTTCACGCGCCTCACCTCTTCGTCCTATCCACTCTCCaatcaatttttgttttttttacgtGAATCAATGTACGGATTCAAAATAtaacttgaaaaaatatatttgactAGCACGTTTAACATTTTCtttccataaaaatattttataaaaaaataaatttataaattaatgtgactttatatgatatattataaaattatttttattataaagttgatctatcatattatataaaattaaattaatttataaatttttttttatgaatttttttttataattctaacattttttttatttatattatcttGAGTGTAAGTTATGAATGAAGATaaataaaactccaaatatAAACTTTTACGTaaatattcataaatattaaCGTATCGTACACTCGATACGTATAATGTTATAGATAAAATTATGGATATACGTAACATTAGTCGTGACAATAACCACTCATGGAGAATAAACAAGGGCGCGTGGGAGTGGGGAATATCTCTGAGTTTCTGTATCTGACCACAAAAGTAATGAACTGGCAACGAAGAATGGAACCAAAGTAAGTAGAATACAGTGAGTTAAGTTAAGTAAGCACAGTAGTCTGTGATGTAAGCAACCACGCCATGACACCATCTTCCCCCTTCTCTCTTCCACTCTCTTTTATAAAACCATCAACACCCCTTCCACCCTCACACGCACACCCACTTCTTCTTCCCCCCACGCCCATCCCTCCCCGTTGACATCAATCCCACTATCTCTCTCTGTCGCTCTGAATCTCTCTTTCTCCGGCGATGCAAGGCCTCCGAAGTTGCTCCAACGACATCTTCAGTCTCAACCTTACCAGTACTTCCTCCACCTCCGCCACTTCCCTATCCATTGACATCGCCGAGTCCGCCGAGGCTCGAATCCGCCGCCTTATATCCGAGAACCCTGTCATCATCTTCAGCCGGTCTTCCTGCTGCATGTGTCATGTCATGAAGAGGCTCCTTGTCAATATCGGCGTCCACCCCACCGTCATCGAATTGGATGACGACGAGATCGCCGCGCTCCCTTCCCCATCCCACGATACAGACGTCGACTCCGACTCCCCCCGCACTCCTCCGGCTCCCTCCGTCTTCATTGGCGGCACCTGCATCGGCGGCTTGGAGTCCCTCGTCGCCCTCCACCTTAGTGGCAACCTCGCTCCCAAGCTCCGCGAAGTCGGTGTTCTCTGGGAATGATATTCGGTTCTCCGAGTCTCTGGGTTCCCTGCCTTATATTTTCCTCGTTGTTTTGTAATCGAAAACATCCTCTTTTTAAGGAAatgatttttcctctttcttttctatatTATTTGCTCTCGGTTTGACGGTcaatactgataaaaaaaacgCAGTAgcagaagaaggaagaagaagacgacgacgacgaagaagaagaagaagaatatctGCAAGTTTCCGTTCTTCTGGCGTTCCTTTGCGTGAGGGATACTCGCCCTCATAGATGCAACACGTGTACTTTTTAAAATACGTCGACGTTTCTTTTCGTTTACCGAGTCTTGATCTATTTAACTACGATAGTCGGTAGACTGGGGGGTCCCACCACGTGGGGCCTCTCGCCACTCATTAAGCAATCAGGACCGTCCATCTGTAATAATTGTCTGGTTATTTAAGTGTTTATTTTACTgtatttttctgttcttttcttctactctaaaatatatatacatttcttTATGTCCAAAGAATCAGCAGGTTTGTGTGGGACCGAGGAGCAATCATGGGAAGATCATGACCGTTAATCTTGTTGATCTGATTGATGTAAGGTGATGTTAGGTCGAGTCTACTTTGTGGGGtcaacaaatattaaaaataagaagaagaccAAAACAAAAGATTGTGAAGATTGATAGATGTCAAAAAGACAGTGTGACAAAATTCCTCCAATTATTGCAATATTGGATCTTTTCATGACTAATATTGCAAATAAATGTTCTAAGAATTTAACCGATTTCATGTGTGCACTCCAACTAATACCATGAAGAATTAAGGCTTTAAATTTAGGccttttaattcaaaatttgtgATGATTTAATCGGACTTAGGGTTTGATCAtcacaaattttaaatttaattggaTTAAAAAACTTGTGATGATATAAATATGAGTTTGATCTGTGGATAGTGACTAGTCAAGTTTGGACTTCTCTTCCTATTTACTGTAATTCAAAGTTTTACCTAAAGGACTGTAGCTAGTTCAATATCAGAATTCTTAAAAGCTCAACAGATATGATAAATCTAGAATTTTGATCGattttaggtttgaattttgttttaattaaggtactataaatattataatcacATAGAATCTTAATTTacacaatttcttttttatatttttcttgaaaaatatgaGGTGCTTAGATTCTCGtacattttgaaagaaaatgtaCCCAATTCTACTTATTCATAATGGTGGAGGGGCCGATTGCTTTCCTTTCCTAAAAAGTTTAATGGGCTTCACGCCATGTTATAAGGTagatatttgtgtttttgtaacaaaaaatcgagaataaatattattatatgagTAATCCTACTTATAAATATGAGTTTTGCCAAGTATAAATAAAATGgcctattaatttatttaaaaatattgatttttttatatttaaaatttaaattaatacaatttttaataaaatctactttttaaataatcacattagatttatatatatatattaatgcataattatgtTTATAATTAGATCTTTCCTATAAATATTACGagtaatactatttattattttatgatgtgatatttaattattaaaaattatttattatgtttcacttataaatttattatctacttaaaaataattgatacaTATGAGATAGAATGATGAGGAGAACTTGGGCACAAAAGGCTAGCTAGCACCTAAAAAGGGGCTGGAAAGACAAGACCAAATTTGTCACCTTCCCATCAGACAGTATTCAACCACCTTACTTATTGTTATAACtgtttgttgttattttcaaaggaaaaacaaacaaaatgagaGCAGTGATCTCTTGATATAGATGCTTCAATTATCAaggcatctatatatatatatatagctatatagctTTGTATGGAGACATAGACACTGGCACATGATGAAAGAATGTAATAAGGAACCCACTCAGAAAACACAACCTAAGTTACTACTTTCACACTTTTGTTCAAGTTTAATGTCCCTGCTCCAAACAGGTtttgaccttttttttattttttctttttttttttctttgaatgagTGGGCAGTACATGTGGGCTCAGAAGGCTAGAATTTTACCCATTTTTTGTTCAAATATTACCATGTAAATTAGTCATGTCAGTGTGAATTATACAAATACATAAGAAGTTTGTtgtgtaatatttgttttcccAATTAATTAGAGTTAATTAAATGCAACTTATTTGCCTTATGTATTAAAAGATTTTTagtctttaatttttaataattaagattgATCTTAAATCAATAATAACAATTACAGTCGTGAGTATGCAAATACCGaataatcacttttaaaaaagtgaataaatacaaaatttatatgaaaagaaattaaattttgagtaatgctacatatagttgtGGAGTGTACAAACACCAcgtaatcactttgaaaaatagtgagattcatgattaaaaaaattattatttttttcatttggattagtattaatttatttttttcaaaaagattatgCGACGCTTATATAATcacaattgtaaatattatttttttaaaatttttaataataaattttactattttttaaaacgagtacataatatttatatactttataactatatatgacATTAATCTTAAACTCAAGTGGCACAAATTGAAACGAGAgcatagtttttaaaaatttcccatttattggtttgttttcaatttgatagcacaagaaaataaaattgagtaaaaaaataataaattttattaactaAGGAAAAGATATAGATGTGATGTGTGATAATTAAGGGCAAGAGTCCAACCCTCCCCACTTTACATCAATGGAcccatttttttctcctttagaTTTAGAAAAGACAGCTTTGTGATGACAATAGCgtcaacccaccacagccacAGCCCAAAGAGTGCTTCCCTCTCcacctttcatttttttttaataatttattatttcttcacCTCATTTGTAATCACACGTGTCACACATGCATTGGCTTCTATTTACCCCACCCATCCACTCATACCTTGCAACCCTTTACAGCTAGGAGGAGGGAGAATCTCCAAGAATCTCCATGAGATTCTTTCCCAcaagcacattaaaataatttcgagaCGACTTTAAAAAATAGAGCATTTGATGTTCTTATGACAGTTCAACAAACGACATCACTACTCAATTCATGTATATTGAAAaggtaaataattttatttacaatatattttatacattttattgatatgattaataatatgatataaaataatttatttaattaattacattaataaaatatttaaagaatacgtaaaaataattacatgtaacaagaaataatattttacaatcataaaatatgtacaaattacacactattttttttttaaaaggtaaataaatttgaaattcacgtaaatacatcatttaaaatttttaattagaaaaaacaaaatttagatttattttatgaatttatattttattttttattttttcttccaaatgAACAaccaataaagttaaaattacgcCGAGTCAAATCCGCGTGTGCAAGTGGCAAAAAGGTAATAGTGCAAAGAAGGAGAATGTAATTAATCCCTTATCTTATCATAATGAGAAATTAAGTGCAACTTTTTCTTTGCAATCAATTTATGTACATAGGGattgacaaatatatatatatatatatatatataatataatatataaagggTGATGTTAATATGCGGTTCAGTTTTGATCGCTGGCATGCTCATtagtataaattttattttttattttttgattatatttaaatatttttaaaaaataaaaaaaaatatattactatattaaaaattattttcttaatcattaagtaaaaaaagaaattaaaaaaattaaatatatagacggtcaaaataaaaagacaaactCATTagacatattaatattttatatacatatatatatatataaatattataaaataatatataaaatgtatcatgttttgaagtaataaaaaataaaagaattgtatGTGGAACACGAAAAGACGTGGAAGTTGGGCAGCCAAAGTGGCCCACTGAAAATTTGCTTAGGGGCAGGGAATTTAGGTGACGTTTTTGCTTAAAAGGTTCGAAAAGCCTCTTTTAAAAAACTTGGTGAGTAAATTACTTTAAATCAGAACTTTCCCCCTAGGTggggttttcattttttttttcatttttttaaattttgttgtacATGAAATCtagatatatagttatacaaaaactttaaaatttaaaaatttaaaaatttatatcaataattaacatattttttaCATCAATATTGTGTTTGCTCTATCGATAAATAGAcgtgtaaatagattttattttttataattttattatcaaatatataatcaAGAATTCAATTTGGTCAAAACCCTATTTATTAAAGCTTTAGATCCCCTCAGTTAACACCTCCCCCATATAAATGTTTCAATGCCAAGTCAACGAGCTTACATCACTTCAAAGAGAACAAGCAGCGAGATTAACAGATTAACCGTTTTAtggtgatgagatgaaatgaaaattaaataaaatattattattattataaaatttaaaaaaattaaattatttattatattttatataatttattttaaattataaaataagataaaacgaTGTTTATATCTTCTCTCTGAAGTCTCTGTCctttttgtttcgttttccttttCCTTATCTTTTTTGCAACAAAGTCTTAGATGGTGGAAAGACAGTGGGCGGCGTGTCTCCTCCACATTATGGTATTATTGCAAACTAGCATGACGTATGGTGAATATTGGTGATAATGGTTGGGTATTGTCCAGTAGTACTAAATGCAATCTCCTTTAATGTGGgtctttaattattattatttaaaaatatatatatttatcatgaaATTCTTTTGCCTTTAGCAGCAAAAGCATGGAATATTCTTTGTTCATGGGCTTTTGACTTCTTATCATTTATCATTAGGTTTTTAGTACGATTAATTATGTTTTGGGTTCACTTGACCCGAAGTAACGTCTGCAACTTTCTCCGTTTTTAAAGCTATCAACATCTCTCTTTGTTATAtggtatattgtaaaattatttttattataaaataaatttaatatattataataaattatattaatttataaatttaattttatataatctttttatatctaTAAATTAGATGAGGCTCTTGTTCTATTGGCTTGACGTCTTGTAGTAATGAAGTTATGCATAAGAGGACAATAGTCACAAGTTTGCCTAAAATGAGAGAGATAGTACACGTGTCATGGACTTACCAACCTCACTCTCTGACATGTCAGCTAACGTAACAAGAAGCTATTCAACATGCGTAGGCATAAAAAACATCCCCCATGCATGTATGATGTACCTAATCCATGTCATAAAGTAGACATGAATGAAGTGCAATGATGTAAAATACAAGAGCCTCAAAAAACAAGTGGCAAATGAATGTCATTATAAGTGGATGTGATACAGTAACTGCATTTCTCTAAGGTATACAACGTTCTCTGAGTGAATGTGATTCTCATCATTGCGTCATTGTAATCCACTTCCaactggttttgtttttgtcaaAGATCATATGTGAACGACCAAAACTAGTTAATTTCCTCCTACAGTCAACCCCAATTCATGACCAAAATGGCGGCTGCACCAGTAATTCTAAACATATTTGAAAGTGCCACACCACAAAATGAAGCTTTAAGTATCTCTGATCTGCCTTGTTTTAAATCTTCCTCAACCTGTAAAGGCTGCTTTGGTACAGATTTAGATTTATGGGAAATGCATGCCTTGTTTAGCCATGTGACCGACACTGATGACAAGCTTGCTGATGTGGGAGTATAGGCTGCCTGCCCTCTCTGAGCTCTAAGACTTCATTTGGATACTAAGAATATCTCAGATGATtcataaatagtagtgaaataatatttatgaataataatgaagtgGTAAGAGAATATTTGAGAATAGATGTAGTCCTAAACAGGCCCTAAGACTTGCTATACCTGTTTATTTCACTTTGTATCTGTCTTTTGTCAATCTCCCACTCACTCCAGGGCTTAGAATTCAAGTAAAAACTCTAGAAAATCTAAGCTCGTCATAAGCTGTTGTGAGCCAGATTGCTTGATCATCATCCTCCTGCATGCTATATACATCGAATATGACAACAATCCAGCACAGATGTCATGATTGCCCCAGCCACCACCCATCGTTTTCACAATGCAAACTCGGCCTTTGATTCTTCCGTGACAGTATCCCTTGAAATCCATCTCTGTTGTGTATGCTAGTCTAGAAAATGGTATATGCCTCGAGCCCTATGAACTTATGTGCAATATCAAGAGGATATATTAATATCAATGAGGCATGCCACACAGCAGTCTCACACCCAacatcttaaaatttttaagtgtaaaataaaagagggtaaaatagtaaaatcacatatttaaaTGCTGTTAAAAAGTGCGGGGTTGacgtttagaatttttttaagatcAATATGGTACAATTGGTTGCAGCCCCTAGAAATAGAATTGGCAGATGCACAGAAAATGACCACTTCTTCAAAGTTTCCACTTCTTAACATGATTCTGTAGCGATCTtgggtttttttctttaaagagaCTAAATCAAGACTCAGTAATTGAAAATGAAGACCGAAAACACCAACTCTGAGTTCCATTGTTGAACACATATTGGTTTGCTTCtgtaaaataaagaaagaaaaatcacaTAGGAGATGTTGTGCTGTTTATCAAATTCCAGCTCAACGTTTACTTCTATTTGATTGGTGGCCTTCTTCTATTTTTACGGAAAGTATTTGAATCTTCATGATCCAAGCATTAAGAGTTTGAAATTCCAACAATCTTGAGTTCCATTGTTGGACACATGCAGATATGTGAGCTTCTCAATCAATAGCCAAATTTGGATAAACTCTAGCAGTGATGCAAGCCTCCTTATCCCCACCGGCAGCCAAAGCTCTCAAAATCAATCTTATTAAGAAGATAAAATCCACACAAAGATAGAAAAAAGTTCTTAATAAATTGATCCACATTCTTATACCTGTATTTCTTTAAAGAATAAAGATTATTTAACACGAAAGAAATGGAAACTTCTTCCACCTTTATCTGGTAAGCAATTCACCAAACCATAGAGCTTATGAGGTATTCTGGATAAGTCTGTTCAAAACGAGAAAGATCTATACCATCTTCTAGCACTAAACTCAATACAGCTTGTTTAGTGAGAGTACAAAATAAGATAACTAAAGAGACAAAAAGGCATTCTTGCCATGTAATGAACCTCGTAAAAAACCAATTAGAACCAAAATGAAAACTATTCTACCATGCTTTGATCACTACACATGAGCACAACTCACTTTTCTTGCCGGCCTACTAAATATGCAAAAGAAGACTGCAGTTTGTTCTGATACCTACTAAATATGCAAAAGAAGATTGCCGTTTGTTCTGATAAATCTTTATAAGCCAAAACCAACAGACCAAGTAGCCGTCTAACGGACACCCAATTCGTCTCATCTTAGCACTGTCATAAAATGTATCGGAAGCATAAAAGAATTGGAGTCAGTAGGGGATTAAGAGGTGATTGCAACCTTG
This is a stretch of genomic DNA from Carya illinoinensis cultivar Pawnee chromosome 15, C.illinoinensisPawnee_v1, whole genome shotgun sequence. It encodes these proteins:
- the LOC122295660 gene encoding glutaredoxin-C6-like; the encoded protein is MQGLRSCSNDIFSLNLTSTSSTSATSLSIDIAESAEARIRRLISENPVIIFSRSSCCMCHVMKRLLVNIGVHPTVIELDDDEIAALPSPSHDTDVDSDSPRTPPAPSVFIGGTCIGGLESLVALHLSGNLAPKLREVGVLWE